In a genomic window of Streptomyces sp. SJL17-4:
- the sodX gene encoding nickel-type superoxide dismutase maturation protease, producing the protein MRESGRDRAAEAAAPFGIAEVTGVSMVPTLLHGDQLLVHYGGRLRPGCVAVVRHPLQQDLLIVKRLIERRDGGWWVLGDNPDAEGDSRVFGAVPPELVLGRVRARYRPVTPGRQRSPGVTLSWLFSAVRPVRSDRSASRRLRAR; encoded by the coding sequence ATGAGGGAATCGGGGCGGGATCGGGCGGCGGAGGCCGCGGCTCCGTTCGGGATCGCCGAGGTGACGGGGGTGTCCATGGTGCCCACGCTGCTCCACGGGGATCAGCTGCTCGTGCACTACGGCGGACGCCTGCGGCCGGGGTGCGTGGCCGTGGTGCGCCATCCGCTCCAGCAGGATCTGCTCATCGTGAAGCGGCTGATCGAGCGACGTGACGGCGGCTGGTGGGTGCTCGGCGACAACCCGGACGCCGAGGGCGACAGCCGGGTCTTCGGGGCCGTACCGCCCGAGCTCGTTCTCGGGCGGGTGCGGGCGCGCTACCGGCCGGTGACGCCGGGGCGTCAGCGGTCGCCGGGGGTGACGCTCTCCTGGCTGTTCTCGGCGGTGCGGCCGGTCCGCTCCGACCGGTCGGCCTCCAGGCGCTTGCGGGCCCGGTAG
- the sodN gene encoding superoxide dismutase, Ni — protein MLSRLFAPKVKVSAHCDLPCGVYDPAQARIEAESVKAVQEKYLANEDAHFRARATVIKEQRAELAKHHVSVLWSDYFKAPHFEKYPELNQLVNDTLKALSAAKASTDPKTGEKALELIAEIDRIFWETKKA, from the coding sequence ATGCTCTCCCGCCTGTTTGCCCCCAAGGTGAAGGTCAGCGCCCACTGCGACCTCCCGTGCGGCGTGTACGACCCGGCCCAGGCCCGCATCGAGGCCGAGTCGGTCAAGGCTGTCCAGGAGAAGTACCTGGCGAACGAGGACGCGCACTTCCGCGCCCGCGCCACGGTCATCAAGGAGCAGCGCGCGGAGCTCGCCAAGCACCACGTCTCGGTGCTCTGGAGCGACTACTTCAAGGCCCCGCACTTCGAGAAGTACCCCGAGCTCAACCAGCTGGTCAACGACACCCTGAAGGCCCTCTCGGCCGCCAAGGCGTCGACCGACCCGAAGACGGGCGAGAAGGCGCTGGAGCTCATCGCCGAGATCGACCGCATTTTCTGGGAGACGAAGAAGGCCTGA
- a CDS encoding VOC family protein, whose protein sequence is MRVKAFDHLVLNVTDVDKALAFYTGPLGLAGERVEEWRAGKVPFPSVRIDEGTVIDLFSRPRGESNVDHICLVVDPLDWQEVLDSGAFDVLEGPVPRWGARGSAQSVYVKDPDGNTVELRWYPQDVAE, encoded by the coding sequence ATGCGCGTCAAAGCTTTCGACCACCTGGTGCTGAACGTGACCGATGTCGACAAGGCGCTCGCCTTCTACACCGGCCCTCTGGGGCTCGCGGGTGAGCGGGTCGAGGAGTGGCGGGCCGGGAAGGTGCCGTTCCCGTCCGTGCGGATCGACGAGGGCACCGTCATCGACCTCTTCTCCCGCCCGCGCGGCGAGTCCAACGTCGATCACATCTGCCTCGTGGTGGACCCCCTCGACTGGCAGGAGGTCCTCGACTCCGGAGCGTTCGACGTCCTTGAGGGCCCCGTCCCCCGCTGGGGTGCCCGTGGTTCGGCGCAGTCGGTCTACGTCAAGGACCCGGACGGGAACACGGTCGAGCTGCGCTGGTATCCGCAGGACGTGGCGGAGTAG
- a CDS encoding GNAT family N-acetyltransferase produces the protein MSELEDGPAVVRRAHPEDLPRVVELIAEHAAYEKAAPPAPGLADRLAALLFGPGEPRLRCLVAELPDGTLAGYASCAPEISTWDGTEYLHMDCLYLTEASRGHGLGPLLMAAVRTEASRLGLAEIQWQTPAWNESAIRFYDRLGATSKEKHRYSLRTVA, from the coding sequence ATGAGCGAACTCGAGGACGGCCCGGCAGTGGTCCGGCGCGCCCACCCGGAAGACCTGCCGCGGGTCGTGGAACTCATCGCCGAGCACGCGGCGTACGAGAAGGCGGCGCCCCCGGCCCCCGGCCTCGCGGACCGGCTCGCGGCCCTCCTCTTCGGCCCCGGGGAGCCCCGGCTCCGCTGCCTGGTCGCCGAACTCCCCGACGGCACCCTCGCGGGCTACGCGAGCTGCGCCCCGGAGATCTCCACCTGGGACGGTACGGAGTACCTCCACATGGACTGCCTCTACCTCACGGAAGCCTCCCGGGGCCACGGCCTGGGCCCGCTCCTGATGGCGGCGGTCCGCACGGAGGCGAGCCGCCTCGGCCTGGCGGAGATCCAGTGGCAGACCCCCGCGTGGAACGAGAGCGCGATCCGCTTCTACGACCGGCTGGGCGCGACGTCGAAGGAGAAGCACCGCTACAGCCTGCGCACGGTGGCGTAG
- a CDS encoding LysR family transcriptional regulator, producing the protein MELEVRHLRALCAIADTGSLHKAARQLGMSQPSLTTQLRRIENSLGAELFSRGRTGCRPTPLGRSLLSRARPLVADMAALVTETRAAAARTDGLGLRVGSTASRALPGWLRRLRQRLPGTDIGLRMDVSANALLRSVAAGQLDVAFVHEVEGCPLRVPEGLKGRVLVAREPQFVSMARDHPAAALPVVDLADLAGDHWMVDPTVDGEWDGLRRVLDAAGIDPPLLHGDYHTAASLIVLGEAVAPCQPTSGPREDMAVRPLRGDPLAVRLLLYARPGAPLDTLYAELAAAYREVALRAAPYREWLRRQGTAARLSVGPCIMTA; encoded by the coding sequence ATGGAGCTGGAGGTGAGACACCTGCGCGCGCTCTGCGCCATCGCGGACACGGGCAGCCTGCACAAGGCCGCCCGCCAACTGGGCATGAGCCAGCCGTCGTTGACCACCCAGCTGCGCCGCATCGAGAACTCCCTGGGCGCCGAACTCTTCTCCCGCGGCCGCACCGGCTGCCGCCCCACCCCGCTCGGCCGCTCCCTGCTCAGCCGCGCCCGCCCGCTCGTCGCCGACATGGCGGCGCTCGTCACCGAGACCCGGGCCGCGGCCGCCCGCACCGACGGACTCGGGCTCCGCGTCGGCTCCACCGCGAGCCGGGCGCTCCCGGGCTGGCTGCGCCGCCTCCGCCAGCGGCTGCCCGGCACCGACATCGGCCTGCGGATGGACGTCTCCGCGAACGCGCTGCTGCGGAGCGTCGCCGCCGGGCAGCTCGACGTGGCCTTCGTGCACGAGGTGGAGGGCTGCCCGTTACGGGTCCCCGAGGGCCTCAAGGGGCGGGTCCTGGTCGCCCGCGAACCGCAGTTCGTCTCCATGGCCCGCGACCACCCGGCCGCCGCCCTGCCCGTGGTGGACCTCGCCGACCTGGCCGGCGACCACTGGATGGTCGACCCGACCGTGGACGGCGAATGGGACGGCCTCCGCCGGGTCCTGGACGCCGCCGGGATCGACCCGCCGCTGCTCCACGGCGACTACCACACGGCCGCCTCCCTCATCGTCCTCGGCGAGGCCGTCGCTCCCTGCCAGCCGACCTCGGGCCCGCGCGAGGACATGGCCGTCCGCCCCCTGCGCGGCGACCCGCTGGCCGTCCGGCTGCTGCTGTACGCCCGGCCCGGGGCGCCCCTGGACACGCTGTACGCGGAACTCGCGGCGGCCTACCGGGAGGTGGCCCTGAGGGCGGCCCCGTACCGCGAGTGGCTGCGGCGGCAGGGGACGGCGGCGAGGCTGTCGGTGGGACCGTGCATCATGACGGCATGA
- the snpA gene encoding snapalysin: protein MRHPKVLTSVLATALGLGLAASLGAAPAVAVNTPAGVPAVGNAAVAYAGSAEEAKANQAFFEAVVKSVAKKRAAAPGAAAVTVVYSAANAPSFRTQIARSTQIWNSSVVNVRLVEGSNPDFRYYEGNDSRGSYASTDGHGSGYIFLDYRQNQQYNSTRVTAHETGHVLGLPDHYSGPCSELMSGGGPGTSCQNAQPNSQERSRVDQLWRYGLASAFKS, encoded by the coding sequence ATGCGTCACCCCAAGGTCCTCACCTCTGTCCTGGCCACCGCCCTCGGCCTCGGTCTCGCCGCCTCCCTGGGCGCGGCCCCGGCCGTGGCCGTGAACACCCCCGCCGGTGTCCCGGCCGTCGGCAACGCCGCCGTGGCGTACGCCGGTTCGGCCGAGGAGGCGAAGGCCAACCAGGCCTTCTTCGAGGCCGTCGTGAAGTCGGTGGCGAAGAAGCGGGCCGCCGCTCCCGGCGCGGCCGCCGTCACCGTCGTCTACAGCGCCGCCAACGCGCCGAGCTTCCGCACCCAGATCGCCCGCTCCACCCAGATATGGAACAGCTCGGTGGTGAACGTCCGGCTCGTCGAGGGCAGCAACCCGGACTTCCGCTACTACGAGGGCAATGACTCCCGTGGCTCGTACGCGAGCACCGACGGTCACGGCAGTGGCTACATCTTCCTCGACTACCGGCAGAACCAGCAGTACAACTCCACCCGCGTGACCGCCCACGAGACCGGGCACGTCCTCGGGCTGCCGGACCACTACAGCGGTCCGTGCAGCGAGCTGATGTCGGGCGGCGGTCCGGGCACGTCCTGCCAGAACGCCCAGCCGAACTCCCAGGAGCGGTCCCGCGTCGACCAGTTGTGGCGCTACGGCCTCGCCTCCGCGTTCAAGAGCTGA
- a CDS encoding DUF6304 family protein, producing the protein MSSESTEVWTGWYRDRSGAEAIVITADGRHVATRIRGIEYTGESFAALSAAAEGGQALTACVLEWDLPLPVVMDGASQPATLSCLLTLGERADLSLTLHYGGAAFESCVAGGDFDGALERVRRQLPPGADFGRRLLQTA; encoded by the coding sequence ATGTCATCGGAGTCGACGGAAGTCTGGACCGGCTGGTACCGGGACCGCAGCGGCGCGGAAGCGATCGTCATCACGGCCGACGGGCGGCATGTCGCCACCCGGATCAGGGGGATCGAGTACACGGGCGAGAGCTTCGCCGCGCTCAGCGCGGCCGCAGAGGGTGGGCAGGCCCTCACGGCCTGCGTCCTGGAGTGGGACCTGCCGCTCCCCGTCGTCATGGACGGCGCCTCTCAGCCGGCCACGCTGAGCTGCCTGCTGACCCTCGGTGAGCGCGCGGACCTCAGCCTGACGCTGCACTACGGTGGCGCCGCCTTCGAATCGTGCGTCGCCGGAGGTGACTTCGACGGGGCGCTGGAACGGGTCAGGCGCCAGCTGCCGCCCGGCGCCGACTTCGGGCGCCGACTGCTGCAGACGGCCTGA
- a CDS encoding dihydrofolate reductase, protein MRKLTYFIACTIDGFIGDPKGDATSMYQFVDAEFLEFLTGEYPETISAQGREMLGVDAENKRFDTVVQGLGSYQLALDVGVTSPYGHLREFVATRSLAESPDANVELIADDLVGRVRELKAEDSPLNVWLCGGSTIAGELIDEIDELIIKTYPQVYGSGMPMFGADFEPRDFELNDLRVFGNGAFVRTYTRKR, encoded by the coding sequence TTGCGCAAGCTCACGTACTTCATCGCCTGCACCATCGACGGTTTCATCGGTGACCCCAAGGGCGATGCCACCTCCATGTACCAGTTCGTGGACGCGGAGTTCCTGGAGTTCCTGACCGGCGAGTACCCGGAGACCATCTCGGCGCAGGGCCGGGAGATGCTCGGGGTCGACGCCGAGAACAAGCGGTTCGACACGGTCGTCCAGGGTCTGGGCTCGTACCAGCTCGCCCTCGATGTGGGTGTCACCAGCCCGTACGGCCACCTGCGGGAGTTCGTCGCCACCCGCTCGCTGGCCGAGTCGCCCGACGCCAATGTGGAGCTGATCGCCGACGACCTCGTCGGCCGCGTCCGCGAGCTCAAGGCCGAGGACAGCCCCCTGAACGTCTGGCTCTGCGGTGGCTCCACCATCGCCGGCGAGCTCATCGACGAGATCGACGAGCTGATCATCAAGACCTATCCGCAGGTCTACGGCTCCGGCATGCCGATGTTCGGCGCCGACTTCGAGCCCCGGGACTTCGAGCTGAACGACCTGCGCGTCTTCGGCAACGGCGCCTTCGTCCGTACGTACACCAGGAAGCGGTAA
- a CDS encoding TetR family transcriptional regulator produces the protein MARNPERRTALLDAAIQVLADEGARGLTFRAVDACAGVPTGTSSNYFRDRDQVLSEVADRIFVRLTPEPGVIEAAMLPAPSRALVFELMRQVAQRLAAERTCYLGLFELRLEAVRRPELRTQLTKVLRGDLDANIRGHLEAGMPGDADTVRLLYFALTGLLLDHFTVPGLHGDRDLDDLIETVVTRIVPEA, from the coding sequence ATGGCAAGAAACCCCGAACGACGTACGGCGCTGCTCGACGCCGCCATCCAGGTCCTGGCGGACGAAGGCGCCCGCGGGCTGACCTTCCGCGCGGTCGACGCCTGCGCCGGGGTCCCCACGGGCACCTCGTCCAACTACTTCCGCGACCGGGACCAGGTGCTCTCCGAGGTCGCCGACCGGATCTTCGTCCGGCTCACCCCGGAGCCCGGAGTCATCGAGGCCGCCATGCTGCCGGCGCCGAGCCGCGCCCTGGTCTTCGAGCTGATGCGCCAGGTCGCCCAGCGGCTCGCCGCCGAGCGCACCTGCTACCTCGGGCTCTTCGAGCTCCGTCTCGAAGCGGTGCGCCGCCCCGAGCTGCGGACCCAGCTCACCAAGGTGCTCCGCGGCGATCTCGACGCGAACATCCGGGGGCACCTGGAGGCCGGGATGCCCGGGGACGCGGACACCGTCCGGCTGCTCTACTTCGCCCTCACCGGGCTGCTGCTCGACCACTTCACGGTCCCGGGACTGCACGGCGACCGGGACCTGGACGACCTGATCGAGACCGTGGTCACCCGCATCGTCCCCGAGGCGTGA
- a CDS encoding family 2 encapsulin nanocompartment cargo protein polyprenyl transferase: protein MTLTIAGGDAVTDGQGALRLLDRTRTAVHPQLRSTVETLPGSIRRVAMYHFGWEHADGTPATEQPGKAIRPALVLAATRALGADEAPAVKAAAAVELAHNFTLLHDDIVDEDVTRRHRPTAWTVFGIPDALIAGDAMSALALRLLAEDPHPASAAASARLAACVIELCAGQQADCAFEQRAPREVSLDECLAMATAKTGALLGASCAIGALYAGAGEEEVAAMDAFGREAGLAFQLIDDLIGIWGDPDRTGKPAGADLVAHKKSLPVVAALASGTPAGDELAELYARPVLDAAAVRAAAAAVERAGGRDWAQDQAAERMGGAVEHLAQAVPDLAAAGDMLALAEFVTRRTR, encoded by the coding sequence GTGACCTTGACCATTGCCGGCGGGGATGCCGTCACCGACGGTCAGGGGGCCCTGCGGCTCCTGGACCGGACGCGGACGGCCGTCCATCCCCAACTGCGCTCGACCGTCGAGACCCTGCCCGGTTCGATACGGCGCGTCGCGATGTACCACTTCGGCTGGGAACACGCCGACGGCACCCCGGCCACGGAGCAGCCGGGCAAGGCCATCCGGCCCGCCCTGGTCCTCGCGGCGACGCGCGCGCTCGGCGCCGACGAGGCCCCGGCGGTGAAGGCCGCGGCGGCGGTGGAGCTCGCGCACAACTTCACCCTGCTCCACGACGACATCGTCGACGAGGACGTGACCCGGCGGCACCGGCCCACCGCCTGGACGGTCTTCGGCATCCCGGACGCGCTGATCGCCGGTGACGCGATGAGCGCGCTCGCCCTGCGGCTGCTCGCGGAGGATCCGCACCCCGCCTCGGCGGCCGCGTCCGCGCGGCTCGCCGCGTGCGTGATCGAGCTCTGCGCGGGGCAGCAGGCGGACTGTGCCTTCGAGCAGCGGGCGCCGCGCGAGGTCTCGCTCGACGAGTGTCTGGCCATGGCCACAGCCAAGACCGGCGCGCTGCTCGGCGCCTCCTGTGCCATCGGCGCGCTCTACGCGGGTGCGGGGGAGGAGGAGGTCGCGGCGATGGACGCGTTCGGCCGGGAGGCGGGTCTCGCCTTCCAGCTGATCGACGACCTCATCGGGATCTGGGGCGACCCGGACCGTACGGGCAAGCCGGCCGGGGCAGATCTGGTCGCGCACAAGAAGTCGCTTCCCGTGGTGGCGGCGCTCGCCTCGGGGACGCCGGCCGGGGACGAGCTGGCGGAGCTGTACGCCCGTCCGGTCCTCGACGCCGCGGCGGTACGGGCGGCCGCGGCAGCGGTCGAGCGGGCCGGTGGGCGCGACTGGGCGCAGGACCAGGCGGCCGAGCGGATGGGCGGTGCTGTCGAGCATCTGGCCCAGGCGGTCCCGGACCTGGCGGCGGCGGGGGACATGCTGGCGCTCGCGGAGTTCGTCACGCGGCGCACGCGCTGA
- a CDS encoding family 2B encapsulin nanocompartment shell protein yields MSVGSVGDEVRVAEQQAPQQSLGTAAARNLATTTKSAPQMQEITSRWLLRALPWVQVQGGTYRVNRRLSYSVGDGRVTFVQTGARVAVIPAELGELPVLRGYEDEEALAELASRCRQREYAAGEVVAVAGEPTDRVHLLAHGRIEQIGEGPYGDEAVLGVLADGAYFGDNALVDPEATWEWSARAATACTVLELTRDDVRNLAERAGSLAAHLASVAALPQQRTNKYGEAEIDLSAGHVGEAVVPHTYVDYDASPREYELSVAQTVLKVHSRVADLYNQPMNQTEQQLRLTVEALRERQEYELVNNKEFGLLANCDYGQRLQPHDGAPSPDDMDELLSRRRGSKLFLAHPRAIAAFGRELNKRGLVPETIDINGNRIPTWRGVPIYPCNKIPVSDARTTSIICMRTGEADQGVIGLHQTGIPDEIEPSLSVRFMGIDEQAIISYLVTAYYSAAILVPDALGVLENVEVSRWR; encoded by the coding sequence ATGTCCGTTGGTTCGGTTGGCGACGAGGTCCGCGTCGCGGAGCAGCAGGCGCCGCAGCAGAGTCTCGGTACCGCTGCCGCGCGGAACCTCGCCACGACCACCAAGTCGGCGCCGCAGATGCAGGAGATCACCTCACGGTGGCTGCTGCGGGCGCTGCCCTGGGTCCAGGTGCAGGGTGGTACGTACCGGGTGAACCGGAGGCTCAGCTACTCCGTGGGTGACGGCCGGGTCACCTTCGTCCAGACCGGAGCGCGTGTCGCGGTCATCCCCGCCGAACTCGGCGAACTCCCCGTCCTGCGCGGCTACGAGGACGAGGAGGCCCTGGCCGAGCTCGCGTCCCGCTGCCGTCAGCGGGAGTACGCGGCGGGCGAGGTCGTCGCCGTCGCCGGGGAGCCGACCGACCGTGTCCACCTCCTCGCGCACGGCAGGATCGAGCAGATCGGCGAGGGGCCGTACGGCGACGAGGCCGTCCTCGGCGTCCTCGCCGACGGCGCCTACTTCGGCGACAACGCCCTGGTCGACCCGGAGGCCACCTGGGAGTGGTCCGCCCGCGCGGCCACCGCCTGTACGGTCCTGGAGCTCACCCGGGACGACGTGCGGAACCTCGCGGAGCGGGCCGGCTCGCTCGCCGCCCACCTCGCGAGCGTGGCCGCCCTGCCCCAGCAGCGGACCAACAAGTACGGCGAGGCCGAGATCGACCTCTCCGCGGGCCACGTCGGCGAGGCCGTCGTCCCGCACACCTACGTCGACTACGACGCCTCGCCCCGCGAGTACGAGCTGAGCGTCGCCCAGACCGTGCTGAAGGTGCACAGCCGCGTCGCCGACCTCTACAACCAGCCGATGAACCAGACCGAGCAGCAGTTGCGGCTCACGGTCGAGGCGCTTCGCGAGCGCCAGGAGTACGAGCTGGTCAACAACAAGGAGTTCGGCCTCCTCGCCAACTGCGACTACGGGCAGCGCCTTCAGCCCCACGACGGCGCCCCCAGCCCCGACGACATGGACGAGCTGCTCTCCCGCCGCCGGGGATCCAAGCTGTTCCTGGCCCACCCGCGCGCCATCGCCGCCTTCGGCCGCGAGCTCAACAAGCGCGGTCTGGTGCCCGAGACGATCGACATCAACGGCAACCGCATCCCGACCTGGCGCGGTGTGCCGATCTACCCGTGCAACAAGATCCCGGTCTCGGACGCCCGGACCACCTCGATCATCTGCATGCGTACCGGCGAGGCCGACCAGGGCGTGATCGGTCTGCACCAGACCGGCATCCCCGACGAGATCGAGCCGAGCCTCTCCGTCCGTTTCATGGGCATCGACGAGCAGGCGATCATCTCCTACCTCGTCACGGCCTACTACTCGGCGGCGATCCTCGTCCCGGACGCGCTCGGTGTCCTGGAGAACGTCGAGGTCAGCCGCTGGCGCTGA
- a CDS encoding N-acetylmuramoyl-L-alanine amidase: MSTPMSASRFLGALRDAGLSVVQVGEWSTHNRNHKGPWGPVHGVMIHHTVTRGTANTVRICRDGYEGLPGPLCHGVIAKNGTVHLVGYGRANHAGLGDDEVLRAVVAEQRLPPDNEATTDGNRHFYGFECENLGDGEDPWPKVQLEAIAKAAAALCRVHGWTHRSVIGHLEWQPGKVDPRGFTMASMRERVADLLR, encoded by the coding sequence ATGTCCACCCCTATGTCCGCGAGCAGGTTCCTCGGCGCGCTGCGCGACGCGGGCCTCTCGGTCGTCCAGGTCGGCGAATGGTCCACCCACAACCGCAATCACAAGGGCCCCTGGGGCCCCGTGCACGGCGTGATGATCCACCACACCGTGACCCGCGGCACCGCCAACACCGTCCGGATCTGCCGGGACGGCTACGAGGGCCTGCCGGGGCCGCTCTGTCACGGCGTGATCGCCAAGAACGGCACGGTCCACCTCGTCGGGTACGGGCGCGCCAACCACGCGGGCCTCGGCGACGACGAGGTTCTGAGGGCCGTCGTCGCCGAGCAGAGGCTGCCGCCGGACAACGAGGCCACCACGGACGGCAACCGGCACTTCTACGGCTTCGAGTGCGAGAACCTCGGCGACGGCGAGGACCCGTGGCCGAAGGTCCAGCTGGAGGCCATCGCGAAGGCGGCGGCCGCGCTGTGCCGGGTGCACGGCTGGACGCACCGCTCGGTCATCGGGCATCTGGAGTGGCAGCCGGGGAAGGTGGACCCGCGCGGCTTCACGATGGCCTCGATGCGCGAGCGCGTGGCCGACCTCCTGCGCTGA
- a CDS encoding pyridoxal-phosphate dependent enzyme: MNAFDLSRLRPRLPSPLEPVEDERFTRRGLRLSLKREDLIHPDLPGNKWRKLALNLEAADGRPVLTFGGAYSNHLRAVAAAGRLLGFPTVGVVRGDELAGRPLNPSLARCAADGMRFVFVDRATYRAKNDPATRAVLLERAPAGAYVVPEGGSNALAVQGCVELGRELAGAADTVAVACGTGGTLAGLAAGLAPGERALGVPVLKGGFLGGEVRALQEAAFGGPRGDWTLDERFHCGGYARVTPALDAFARDFEARHGLAIERLYVAKMLLGLTTLAEEGAFPAGTRLVAVVTGAPDGSPSAGGAQPAASSR; this comes from the coding sequence GTGAACGCGTTCGACCTCTCCCGCCTGCGGCCCCGGCTCCCCTCGCCCCTGGAGCCGGTGGAGGACGAGCGCTTCACCCGGCGCGGGCTCAGGCTGTCGCTCAAGCGCGAGGACCTCATCCATCCCGATCTGCCGGGCAACAAGTGGCGCAAGCTCGCGCTCAACCTGGAGGCGGCGGACGGCCGTCCCGTGCTGACCTTCGGCGGCGCCTACTCCAACCACCTGCGCGCGGTGGCGGCCGCCGGCCGGTTGCTCGGCTTCCCCACGGTCGGGGTCGTGCGCGGCGACGAGCTGGCCGGGCGGCCGCTCAACCCCTCGCTGGCGCGGTGCGCGGCGGACGGGATGCGGTTCGTGTTCGTGGACCGGGCCACGTACCGCGCGAAGAACGACCCGGCCACGCGCGCGGTGCTGCTTGAACGGGCTCCCGCGGGCGCGTACGTGGTCCCGGAGGGCGGCAGCAACGCGCTCGCCGTCCAGGGGTGCGTGGAGCTGGGCCGGGAGCTCGCGGGGGCGGCGGACACGGTCGCCGTCGCCTGTGGCACGGGCGGCACCCTCGCGGGTCTCGCGGCCGGCCTCGCCCCCGGGGAGCGTGCGCTGGGCGTCCCCGTACTCAAGGGGGGATTCCTGGGCGGGGAGGTACGCGCCCTCCAGGAGGCGGCGTTCGGCGGGCCGCGCGGTGACTGGACGCTCGACGAACGTTTCCACTGCGGGGGCTACGCGCGCGTGACCCCGGCTCTCGACGCGTTCGCACGCGACTTCGAAGCGCGGCACGGACTCGCCATCGAGCGGCTGTATGTGGCCAAAATGCTGCTCGGCCTCACGACCCTGGCGGAGGAGGGCGCGTTCCCGGCGGGCACCCGGCTCGTGGCGGTGGTGACGGGCGCCCCGGACGGCTCTCCGTCGGCGGGCGGTGCTCAGCCCGCCGCCTCCTCGCGGTAG